A part of Liolophura sinensis isolate JHLJ2023 chromosome 1, CUHK_Ljap_v2, whole genome shotgun sequence genomic DNA contains:
- the LOC135461303 gene encoding uncharacterized protein K02A2.6-like, translating into MDTYATRLRQLALTLGCEFSDQDTEIKGQLIQGCSSNRIRRRILGDPDLKLMDILNLARAMEQSERQAKRIEQSNQPIPETVFKPNYTWTAAYNPSLTNTDVYRLICVNVRQQHSNDYLNLTLSNQLVMVPTPWVSPIHVVEKPKNPSQIRICVDMRAPNEAIQRERHITPTLDDIISELNGSKIFSKLYLNAGYHQIDLHPESRSLTTFSTHMGLFRYKRLNFGVCSAAEVFQNHIRMALQGLAGVINLSDDVFLHGRDQQEHDQRLESTLQRRRALNLTQNHHKPLIPLFNKASSKPPARIERWILKLQGYSYNVTYRPGHGNPADFLSRHHVQSPDAPSCEEKMAEKHTNFLTQHAVPKALTPAEIQDATKADPLLRTVMGLVKGNKWKSAYKPNVNAKLDSATARQLQSFATVHTDLSVNSDGNILLFGSRIVIPACLQQRVCDLAHVGHQGIVKTKKLLRQKVWFPGIDKLVETTIHNCILCQAVTPENSSRGEPLKMTALPQAPWENVCADFVGPLPSGDYLLIVYDEYSRYPEVEKAFCTSARSTIPAFDKIFATHGIPSVLKTDNGPPFNSTEFHQFLDYLAMKHRRITPYWARANGDAERFIKTLQKAMRASEAEGKPWKQELYKFLRNYHATPHSSTDKPPAELLLNRPYRTTLPQLAQPVSQSDIQVTDDSAKQRSIMLIFTHRLSQPPFVLVISYYYATRKRVNLNLCSAPTRIKSPQ; encoded by the exons ATGGACACGTACGCTACACGTCTGCGCCAGTTAGCCCTTACTCTCGGATGTGAATTCTCGGATCAAGACACAGAAATCAAAGGCCAGCTTATACAGGGATGTAGCTCCAACAGAATTCGGCGACGCATTCTGGGTGATCCAGACCTCAAATTGATGGACATACTAAATTTAGCTAGAGCTATGGAGCAGTCCGAACGCCAGGCGAAGAGGATTGAACAGTCCAATCAGCCTATCCCAGAgact GTGTTCAAGCCAAACTACACGTGGACGGCAGCGTACAACCCGTCGCTCACCAACACAGACGTCTACCGTTTAATCTGCGTGAACGTTCGACAGCAGCACTCAAACGACTACTTGAACTTGACATTATCGAACCAGTTGGTGATGGTCCCAACACCATGGGTGTCCCCTATCCATGTAGTCGAGAAACCTAAAAACCCATCTCAGATCAGAATTTGTGTTGACATGCGCGCACCAAATGAAGCAATTCAGCGAGAACGACACATAACTCCCACTCTGGATGATATCATATCTGAACTGAATGGATCTAAGATATTCTCCAAACTCTACTTGAATGCTGGTTACCACCAAATCGACCTTCACCCAGAATCCCGCAGCCTCACAACGTTCTCTACACATATGGGTCTCTTCAGATACAAACGCTTGAACTTTGGGGTGTGTTCAGCTGCCGAAGTCTTCCAGAACCACATCAGAATGGCTCTTCAGGGACTAGCAGGCGTTATTAACCTTAGTGATGATGTTTTTCTCCATGGACGTGACCAACAAGAACATGATCAACGACTTGAGTCAACTTTACAGCGCAGACGAGCACTCAACCTCACTCAGAACC ACCACAAACCCTTGATTCCATTGTTCAACAAAGCCAGCTCAAAACCTCCTGCGAGAATTGAACGCTGGATCTTAAAGCTTCAAGGATACTCGTACAACGTAACATATCGCCCAGGACATGGCAATCCAGCTGATTTTCTGTCCAGGCACCATGTTCAGTCACCAGACGCTCCAAGCTGTGAAGAAAAGATGGCTGAGAAACACACAAACTTTCTAACGCAGCATGCAGTTCCAAAAGCCCTAACACCCGCAGAAATTCAAGACGCCACGAAGGCCGATCCACTATTGCGAACTGTAATGGGCTTAGTTAAAGGCAACAAATGGAAATCTGCCTACAAACCAAATGTTAACGCAAAGCTTGACAGCGCTACAGCAAGACAGCTTCAGTCCTTTGCTACAGTGCACACTGACTTATCAGTAAACTCTGACGGAAATATCCTCCTGTTTGGTTCCCGCATTGTGATACCAGCCTGCCTTCAACAGCGAGTGTGCGACCTCGCCCACGTTGGACATCAAGGTATTgtcaaaacaaagaaactgcTTCGTCAAAAGGTTTGGTTCCCTGGTATCGATAAACTCGTGGAGACAACCATTCATAACTGCATCCTGTGCCAGGCCGTAACCCCTGAAAACTCTTCCCGTGGAGAACCGCTCAAGATGACTGCGCTCCCGCAAGCACCATGGGAAAACGTCTGTGCAGATTTCGTTGGACCATTACCCTCTGGAGACTACTTACTGATTGTCTATGACGAATACTCCCGTTACCCTGAAGTAGAAAAGGCGTTTTGCACCTCTGCGCGATCCACCATTCCCGCCTTTGACAAGATATTTGCCACACATGGTATACCATCAGTTTTGAAAACTGACAATGGACCTCCATTTAATAGTACAGAGTTTCACCAGTTCCTCGATTACCTAGCTATGAAACACCGGAGAATCACGCCGTACTGGGCAAGAGCTAATGGTGATGCAGAAAGGTTCATCAAGACCTTACAGAAAGCCATGCGTGCATCTGAAGCTGAAGGAAAGCCATGGAAACAGGAACTATACAAATTCTTAAGGAATTACCATGCAACGCCCCACAGCTcaactgacaaaccacctgcTGAACTACTACTCAACAGACCGTACCgcacaactttaccacaacTTGCCCAACCCGTCTCTCAATCCGACATCCAGGTTACAGACGATAGCGCCAAACAGAGAAGTATTATGCTGATCTTCACGCACAGGCTAAGCCAGCCACCATTCGTGTTGGTGATATCGTACTACTACGCAACCAGAAAAAGGGTAAACTTAAACCTCTGTTCAGCTCCAACCCGTATAAAGTCACCGCAGTGA